From the Bacillus sp. FJAT-22090 genome, the window AGGAAGGATTTAATCCAATCCTCGAATTCAATGAGTCAAAACGAAGACGCGATATGCATAGCGATTCAAACTTTGAAAAATATAGGAAACAATTGCTGTGGGCGGATAAGATTGTTTTTATCTATCCAATTTGGTGGGGAAGGCCACCAGCAATGCTTATGGGATATATAGATCAATTATTTGCTTCGAATTTTGCTTATAAGGAGAAGGGAGGGCTTTTACCAGAAGGACTTTTGAAAGGAAAGTCTGTAGTTTGTATTTCCACTATGAAAGGTCCTACGAATTATCCGTTATTTCTCTTAAACAATAGTCATAAAATTTTGATGAAAAGAGCATTATTTAATTTTGTGGGGATCAAAAAAGTGAAATTTTTCGAATTTGGTAATATGGAGAGTCCAAAGGGCAATCATGCGAAAAAATTAGAGAAAATTTATTCGTATTTCAGAAAAATAAATTAGTGACTACTTAAACTACTTAAGTAAAAAAATAGATGCTCCTTTTTAAATCGGCATCTATTTTCACTATATTATTTTTCGAATTTTATCGCTAATGGACGTTTTTAGGATAATCCCTTTTTAATCGTAAAATTATCATATAATAATGTCCAGTTTTGAGGGTATGGATAACCTAAAGCCCAGTAACTGATACCGCGTAGATTATGTTGTTTGGCCAAGTCAAACTTGGCTTGAGCGCTTCGTGCATCTTCAAACCATACTTCATGACGACGGCCTTGCTCATCTACATAGCGGAAAAATGGAGACTGTGCGGTTGTATCATATTGAATGACTGTACCATATTTTACAGCTCTTCTTATAGCCTCTTGAGGACTAAATGTTTCTGCTTCTTGACCTTGAACGTGGGGGAGAAGCCAATCCCGGGCATAAATTTGAAAGCCTAAAAATATTTTTTCAGCAGGCATGACAGATAGGGCATATTCTACAACTCTTCTCATTTGGTTAATAGGAGAGATTGCTTGTGGAGGTCCTAATCGATATCCCCATTCATATGTCATCAAGACCACAAAATCTGCAATCCTCCCATGTGCCTCATAATCGTGCGCTTCGTATAATAAACCACCTTGTGTTGCACTGGTTTTTGGTGCAAGAGCAGTCGATACCAAATATCCTTTCGGATGAAGCCGATCAACAGCCAATTGAAGAAAAGTGTTATAATTCTCACGATCTTCAGGTAATACATTCTCAAAGTCAATGTTTAGTACTTTATATTCTTTGGCATCCATTACTTGTAGAACGTTGGTAATTAACTTTTCTCGTAAATCCGCACTCGACAAAATAACATGTGCTAAATTGGATCCAGCTTCTGTTGAGGAGAAATTCGTAATCGACATCATGGGAACTATATTTTTAGAAATTGCTGAATCGACCATAGCCTGATCATTCATCATTTGTAATGTTCCATCTTCCTTAATCATATAAGCAAAGGGACTAAAATAAGTGAGGAGAGGACCAACCTCATTCAGTGAATTGATAGCATCTTCGTTTGATTGGTACGAATAGGCATTTACTTCTATAGTCGGCTTTGGTCTGGGAATAACTAAGCGCATTCCAGCATATATCAAATTCGGGTTTTCTATTTTGTTTTCAATAATAATTGCTTGAATTGTAGTACCGTGCCGGTTCGCAATTTGCCCTAACGTCTCTCCCGGCTGCACTATGTGTATTATAGGTGGAATAATTAGTTTTCCACCTGGGTACAGAGCGTTTGGATTTGTTAGATTGTTTGCTTGTATAATCAATTGAATAGTAACTCCATATTGCTGTGCGATCGACCATAATGTTTCCCCATATTTAATGATATGAGTTGTACCAGGTATAGGAATAACTAACGACTGTCCAATGATTAATTGATTTGGGTTTGGTAACCCATTTACACGTACAATCGAATTCATATTTACAGCATAACGGTTTGCAATTTGCCAAAGCGTTTCGCCTGCGCTTACCACATGAATAATTATAAAGACTCCCCCTAAACGATTTCATTAATGCATCATATGTAATGATTAATAAAAAGTGTATTTTTACAAAGCCGTTTAATGAAACTAGAGTGTGTAATTATAAATATAAAGCTGACAGAAAAATCCCCAATGACTCTTCATAGATTTCGTCAAACTGAGTAAGGGGTAGCGGATTTGTTCCTGTTCCAAGCTCGATAGTAAAACCAGGTCTTCGCCAATCCTGAATAAACCAGTCTTTATAACCTGCATAGCTTTCAATTGTTTGTATAGGCTCATAACCACTGACTCTACTAAATTCCATAGCAAGAACTTCCGTTTCAGGAGGCTCGAGGTCTTCAAATCCCCAATAAATAACTTCCCCTTGTGTATGGAAAGCAAGTACTCTTGCAAAATCCCTTCTTCTTGTTAGGTCTGCCATTGCAATAGCCTCTGGTTCGGACAATGGACTTTCCCCACCATAATCGCGTGGTCCCGGAGTTTTTGGATTGCGTGCTCTTTCCAAATCCCACTTAGCAGGAAATTGATCGTTCAGATCTACTCCACGTATATTTGCTTTCCATCCAGAAAAGTCCGAACTGCCATTATTCCATTCAATCACTCTACTACTCCATGGCTCATTTGTAGGAGGTCCATTTATGACCAAGTTTACACCATCCGGGTTCACCATCGGCACGATGGATAATGTGGTTTGTGTATATAAAGGGGATGTTTCAATACCTCGAATCGTATTTTGGTTTGTTAAGGATAGCAAATAATCATTTAAAAATGTCATAGTGATGGGAGTAGTAATCCATTCATTAGCATGAAATGAACCATTGAAGTGAACTCTTTTATCCCCATTTCCTATTAAAACCTCAGGTATTTCCCGATCTAATACAGTCTTTCCAATAGAAGAAACTTGCAGGAATGGGTATACAGTCTGTAATCGTCTTATATCGTTTCTCATTGTATCGTAGTCATAATTTTGCTTACCGTTTACAAGTCTCCAAGTAACTCTAAGAGGAACGCTTATGGTCTGCCCGATTTGGAGACGATTTGTACTAAGTCCAGGATTAACAAGTAGAATTGCATCGAGCGGAAGGTTTCGGTTTTGGGCAATGGACCAGATGGAGTCTCCAGGCCTGATTTGATAGTTGGTAACAACGTATCCCGGAATTTGTATACGTTGACCTATCGAGAGTATTTGGGGGTTAATGTTTCTATTAGAATCGTTAATAAGCTGTAGGGGAATCTTAAATAATTGGCTAAAATACCAAATTGAATCCCCGCCTCTAACATATACGTCCATTTCGTATCTTCCCTTCATTAAAATTTCACATTATATAAGAATATGAAATGGAAGAGAGTATTATGATTTTAATACTTTACGGGAATTAGAACGAAAGGAAGTAAAAAAAGCAATAATGACTGTGAATGAGTCAAGATTGCTTTTATAGATAAATTTAGAACATGTCGTTAAGCTCGGTATCTGAATAGACGGATATTAAAACAACGGCTTTGCTGCTACCAATATTTTTTACAATATGCGGCACGCCGAATGAGGCTGGCATTTTTTCCGACGAGCTTAATGTTTTTTTATTAACAATTAGTAAATAATCTCCTCTTCTTTAGCCAAGCTAAAAAAAAGATACGAGGAAGGTGATGACATATGCATTACGATTATAATGCTGGTGATATTGTCTATATATTTTACCGAAATCCACATATACAGGACGTAGCGAATATACAAGAAGCGGCTGTTGTAAACAACCCGGAAAACCCGGAAGAATTAGCGCTTTTTCTTTATGAAACATATTACCCTTTAACTACTGAAATGGCCATTTATGCAAATGAAACAGATGCTGAACAAGCGTATCGCCAGTATTTTCATTAAAGGGAGATAGGACATGAGAATACCATTTACACCACAGCTAGTATATTTTGAACCGAATGCATTGGAATATCCACTTGGCCAAGAACTAAAAGAAAAATTTGAAAAGCTGGGGACAGAAATTCGTTATACGACTTCCCATAACCAGGTACGAAATTTACCTGGGGACAATGATTTTCAAAGATACCGTATTGCAAAGTCGACCCTAGTCGTTGGTATTCGAAAAACACTTAAGTTTGATACGTCCAAGCCTTCTGCTGAATATGCTATACCTTTTGCTACAGGGTGCATGGGGCATTGCCATTATTGTTATTTGCAAACTACTATGGGAAGTAAGCCATATATTCGTACATATGTGAATGTGGATGAGATTCTAGAAGCAGCGGATCGTTATATAGATGAGCGTGCGCCTGAAATCACAAGATTTGAAGCATCCTGTACCTCCGATATTGTAGGAATCGATCACTTAACACACTCTTTGAAAAGAGCCATTGAACATTTTGGTCAATCAGAATTAGGTAGATTGAGATTTGTGACTAAATTTCACCATGTCGATCATTTACTAGATGCCAAGCATAATGGAAAAACAAGGTTTCGATTTAGTGTAAATGCCGATTATGTCATTAAAAACTTTGAACCAGGTACGTCACCTTTAGAGAAACGTATAGAAGCCGCTGGAAAAGTAGCGAGAGCAGGTTATCCTTTGGGCTTTATCGTAGCTCCTATTTACCTTCATGAAGGGTGGGAGGAAGGCTACTATCATATGTTTGAACGCCTAAATGCAGAATTACCTATGGATGCACGAGATGATATAACGTTTGAATTCATTCAACACCGATTTACAATGCCAGCTAAAAAAGTAATTGAAAAAAACTATCCAATGACTAAACTGGAATTGGATGAAACTTCGAGAAGATACAAGTGGGGGAAATACGGAATAGGCAAATACATCTATCAAAAAGAGGAAGAAGAAGATATAAAAGAACATCTATATGGCTATATGGAGAAATTTTTCCCAAATGCTAAATTTGAATATTTTACGTAAATAATTAAAATAAGCACATCACTACGAAGTGAAGTGCTTATTTTTTTCTCATTATAAAGCTCAAATGTCTGCCACTTTTTTTGTCTTGTCGATAGGAGAATCCTTCTGGGCTTACAAATGTACAGGTAGGATCAATAGTAATGTTTTCAGATGGAATCCCCGCAAGCTCACACTGCTTTTTCACCGTTAGCTGGTTGTCGATATGATACTTGTTCGTTTGATTATTATAATAGATAAAATCATCCGCGTAGCCAAGGTCTTTAAATTTTACATATACATCTTTATCGACTTCAAATTTATCCTGGCTCAATGCTGCACCAATTTGGACTTGGAAATCACTCATTGTACAATGTTCCGCTTGTTTTAAATGCTTAAAAAGTTGCAAAGTAATTTCTTTGACTGTACCTTGCCAACCGGAATGAACAACTCCAACAAGATCATTTACTTCATTATAAAAAATCACTGGCACACAATCGGCCGTAAAGCTACATAGTAACAAATTTGGCTCGTAAGTATATAATGCATCTGTATCTGCAATGGCAGTATCTGATTGATAAGAACCAAGTCCTTTATCATCAAGTGTAACCCGATGGAAATTTGAGCTATGTGTTTGATTGGCACAAACAAAATCATCCAACTCACAATGTAAGGAAGCAGCTAACAGCTTACGATTTTCCAATATATTATTAGGATTTTCACATACATGAAGTGCCATGTTGTTTTTTTCAGGTTTGTTTTCATCCTTAAGGGTTATTCCCGCAATAAATTTTGCATTGTTTAAATATGTTTTCATATAATCACCTTGTTTTAATATATATTAGTGAACTGTTGATGTATAGGAAAGTTTCTTGAAAGTAGATATGAGACAAGCAAGGTATTTTTTTATGGCAAATCTTCACCAATTAAATTAAGCTTGCTACGTTGAATTTTATTGTGAGAGAAAAATGATGTATCTTTAATAGAAGATAAAATATATAGGTTATAGGTGAATGAAATGTTTTCTAAAAGCAACCTCTTTTTAAGTAAATTTAATAGAAGCGAAAAAATTATATTAATTTTTACGGCCATACTGACGACACTTGCAAGTGAAGTCAAGGTAGTGCCTTTTGAAGAAGAAGCATTTCGTTTTGGACTGGGGAGTGTTGCATTTTTTCTCCTTATTTTAATTTGGACACCAGTGTCCTATTTACGAACCGGTTTGGTTACCGGTATAACAGTAGTGTGTTTTCGTGTGTTGGAAGAATCGATGCTTGATGGCGTTCAAGTTGTAATCAGTTTGAAAAATAACTTCCCTGCATTTTTCTTTTACTTTGTATTTGCGATGGTATTAGACTTGATCAAAATAGAAAAGTATAAATCTTCTCCTCTTATTTTAGGAGCATGGGCAACCTTGTTAGAAGTGATTGGAAACGTATCGGAGCATGTTTTGAGACACGGGTTATTGCACCAAGACTTATTAAGTTTCAAGGATTTTGCTTTAATATGTGGAGTAGCTTTATTTCGTAGTTATTTTGTTGTTGGATTATATAGTTCTATTACAGTTTCGGAGCAAAAAAAACAAATGCAAGAAATGCTTGGTGTAGGTTCCGAACTATATGCAGAAACCCTTTATTTACAAAAATCCTTAAATCATATAGAGCAAATAACTGCCTCAAGCCATGATTTATATAGGCGTTTAAAAAAGAAAGAATTACATGACCTTAGTATTCAGGCATTACATATCGCACAAGAAATTCATGAGGTAAAAAAAGATTCTCAGAGGATTTTATCTGGGCTGACTAAAATAACGAAGCAACAAAAAGAAACACCTCTCTTTCTTTCAGATGTAATGGGCTTTGTTATTAGTGCAAATGAAAAATACAGTGAACTATTAAAGAAAAAGATTTCTTTTCAACTATCCATGTCCGTCGATTTTGAAACAGATAAGCAAATTCCTCTATTGGCCGTGTTAAATAATCTGACTGCCAATGCTGTTGAAGCAATTGTTGGTTCGGGTGACATTACGGTTACACTGTTTGAAGAATCTGAATTCACTTGTTTTGTTATGAAAGATACAGGTAAGGGTATTCTGAAAGAGGACGAGTCCATTATTTTCGAACCTGGATATACGACTAAATATAATGAGCAGGGAGTTGCTGCCACAGGTATTGGCCTGTCTCATGTAAGGGAAATTATTCAACAGTTGAATGGAACCATTCAAATAGAATCACCTCCAATTGGAACCATTTTTCGAATTCATATCCCTACGGAAAACATACGAAAGCGAGTGGAATAAAACTGCGTTATTTTATTGTAGATGATGATAAAGCTAGTAGAACTATGCTTAAAAATATAATAATTGATCATGAACTTGGCATTGTTATAGGTGAGGCAGTTAGTGGAGCGAGTAGCCTCTCAACTATTCTATCCATGCATCCAGATGTTGTGCTAATAGACTTATTAATGCCAGAGTTGGACGGTATTGAAACAATCGAACAGTTGAGAAAGGAAGGATTTCAGGGTCAATTTATTATGATTTCCCAAATAGTAAACAAAGAAATGGTAGGGGAAGCGTATGAAAAAGGAGTAGAATTTTTTATACATAAGCCTATTAATCGTGTGGAAGTACAAAGTATTTTAAAAAAGACAGCGGAACAATTTAAACTAAAAGATTCACTTCTAGCAATTCGACAATCATTAGAAAATATTGCTCCAGGCAAACCGATAAAGAGACAGCAAAATGTAAAAGAAATTGTATTGTCTATGTTAAATGATATAGGGGTAATTGGAGAAACAGGAAGTGATGATATTGTTTCGATAATAGAATATTTAATGGAGCGAGAGGAACTATCTGTTCAATTACCACCATTGAAGGACCTATACGAAATTGTTGCTTCCAAAACACATCCGGCAGATATAAAAAAGGAGAGTAGAGCAATCGAGCAGCGTATTCGTAGAACGATCCTATCTGCTATGAATAATTTAGCTTCTATGGGTTTAATCGATTATACGAACCCCAACTTTGAATATTATGCTCCTCGTTTTTTTGAGTTTCAAGAAATTAGAAATCAAATGAGACATATGAATGAAGAAACTGATGTAGCAACAAGAGTAAAAGTTAATATTAAAAAATTTCTTCAAGTGCTCTATTTAGAAACAAAGGATAAATACAATCAAAAGAAATAAATTTTGTTTTGTCGGATTACGTCGGATTTTGTAAGTTGCCTTTAATATATTCTAAAAGCTACTCCGAACGAGAGAAAGCGTTTTCAATATAAAAGGGGTGACGGATTCATGAAGAAAAAGTTTAAATTTACTCTGGCATATCAAATTTTAGTCGGATTAATATTAGGTATAGTTGTGGGAGCCATCTTTTTTGGTAATCCTGCTGTAGAAAAATATTTACAACCAATTGGTACTATTTTTATTAATATGATTAAAATGATTGTTGTACCGATTATTGTTTCTACGTTGATCCTAGGCGTTGCTGGAACAGGTGATATTAAACAACTAGGTAAGCTCGGTGGAAAAACAATAATATACTTTGAAATAGTTACGACTATCGCAATAGTTGTAGGCTTATTGGCAGCTAATATCTTTAAACCAGGTGTTGGTGTTGATATGTCAACTTTATCTAAAGGTAATATCGATCAGTATGTACAAACGAGTGAAGAAGTGCAAAGTCATGGATTTGCTGATGTAATTGTAAATGCTGTGCCAAGTAATATCGTTCAATCTATGTCAGATGGTAATATGCTTGCCATTATATTCTTTTCAGTCTTATTCGGTTTAGGAGTAGCTGCTATTGGGGAAAGAGGGAAACCAGTCCTTGCCTTTTTCCAAGGAACTGCAGATGCTATGTTCTGGGTAACTAATTTGATTATGAAATTTGCACCATTTGGTGTATTTGCGTTAATAGGTGTTACTGTTTCTAAATTTGGATTGGAATCTTTATTGCCACTCGGAAAGTTAATGATACTAGTTTACGCTTCTATGCTATTCTTCATTGTTGTTGTACTAGGTGGTATTGCAAAGTTAGTTGGTATCAATATCTTCCATCTAATTAAAGTATTAAAAGACGAATTGCTTTTAGCTTATTCTACATCTAGCTCCGAAACTGTTTTGCCGAAAGTAATGGAGAAAATGGAGAAGTTTGGATCACCAAAGGATATTGTTTCCTTTGTAATACCAACAGGATATTCTTTCAACTTAGACGGCTCCACGTTATACCAAGCGATTGCGGCAATTTTTATTGCACAGATGTATGGAATTGATTTGAGTATTATGCAACAAATTACACTCGTTTTAGTATTAATGGTAACATCTAAAGGAATCGCTGGAGTACCAGGAGTTTCCTTCGTCGTACTATTGGCTACTCTAGGAACTGTAGGAATCCCACTAGAAGGACTTGCGTTTATCGCTGGTATTGACCGTCTTCTAGATATGGCTCGCACAGTAGTAAATGTAGTAGGTAATGCATTGGCTACAGTCGTTATGGCTAAATGGGAAGGTCGTTTCGATAAAGAAAAAGAAGAAAAATACTATGCTTCTTTGGAAGAACTAGCATAATAAAAATAAGAGGGGCTGTCCTTAAAGTCATAAAAAATGACTTTTAAGGGTAGCCTCTTTCTTCATAGCTTTTATTAAAAAGTGCGATAGATTTCGGTTCCAGACGGATGCTTTCCGCGGGCGAGTGCCGAGCCTCCTCAGGCCAACATGATGTTGGTCATGAAGGCGTTGAGGCCCACAGGGATGTGGGTCATGCAATCGTTGTCGCAGAACGCGGCGAACTTAGATTGCCTTCCATTTGAAGAGGCGGCCTTAGCCTTCCTTCCTCTCTAACGCTACGTGCGGGGTCTCGGACTGTCTCGCTTCCCGCAGGAGTCACCGCCTGAAACGAAAATCCATTACTTCATTCAATCAACAATATAATAAAACGGGATAGTATACAAAAAAACCGCCAAATTTCTTATAATGTAAGTGACCAAACCAACAAAAAGAAACGGCGATTTTTTATGTGCAATCCAATGATTACTACTATAAATTCTAAAATGACAATTCCTACCCATGTTCAAACCATATAACAATCATCAAAGTATGGTGATTTTCAACTTACAAGATCTAATCCCTACTCATCATATTGAAAGTAGCAGGCATTCGTCTCGCTTCTATTTTAGGAACTTATTGAACAGCCTCTTATTTTTACAGCCTTCTAGCAGATAAGCAATTGATGGACGAACCAGCTTTTTAGTATTACTACCAGATAACTTTCCAATTACGGTTAACTGTTGCCTTTATCGTTTTTCGCTCCAGTATATAGTTAGCAAGGATTTCCGACATGTCTATCGGAATATCTTTCACAATGTCTTTGCCCTTAAACATCAAATAGTCTCCACCGCCACCAGCACGATAATTATTCATCACGACATCATATTCATGCTGAAGGTTTAAAAGAGCACCTTTGTAATTCAATGTAGTTACTCTGTTTCCAACTGGGTTACGAATATCTAAAATATACTCTATGCCTTCCCACATATCATAATTATAATGCTGTGGTTTTGGTTGTATGTAATTAGGATTTACTTCAAGCATTCCTTCTCGATTCAAAACAAAATAACGTGCGCTTTGTTCTAATGCATCTTTTATATCTTGCCCGGACAATCGAAGCACCTTTAATGTATTTGGATACTTGTAATTAGAAATGATGTCGCGCATCGTTACATCTGGTTCAAAGCCAGGAGACGAATTGCTAAAAAGAGAAGTATTAGAGATTTCTACCCCAGCTGTTTCCATTTGTACTTTATTAATAAATTCTATTAGAGGATTGTCACTTGTTCTAATAAGAAATGGATCCTTGATTAACATATCGCCTTCTACTTTGCCGATTGGTTGATCCAGCCAATGTTGAGTTTCTTCTTCAAAACGAGAAGCCTTTTTTAAAACCTCTTCATCTGCTTCAACATTATCTACTACTAATAATTCAGAGGATTTATTTATAATCTCGTTCTGATTATTTAGCGTTAGAGTAACTTTACTTATCATTTGCCCGTTATTAGACGGCTGAACAGTTTCTACACCATTTAAATTGCCAGTTAAAGAGCGATGCTGATGCCCTGTTAGGAGGACGTCTATTTCACTAATTTCCTTACATATGGCATATCCCTGATTTTCTCCCGTTAAGTTTTCTGTTGGTTCTCCAGTCTCCAGATCTCGTTCAAATCCTCCATGGTAAGAAACAATTAATACGTCAGGATGCTCTTTTTCACTAATATATGTAACCCATTTTTTTGTTTCTTGGAGACAATCCTTAAAATCCAAACCAGTTATATTGTGCTCGTTTTCCCAATTTGGGATGTAATGAGTTGTGACACCTAGAATAGCTATTTTTACAGATTCAATTTCTTTGATGATATAAGGACAGCCAAAATAAGGCTTCCCCGTATTTGTGTCTAAGATATTAGCAGATAGCCAAGGAAACTGGGATTCTTCAACCGCCTGATTTAATATATCCAACCCATAATTAAACTCATGATTTCCAATAACGGCAGCATCATAGGACAGTTCATTTAAAATGCTGATCATGGGATTTTTTTCATCCTTTAAAAATTGAATATAGTAATATGTTAGCGGAGTTCCTTGAATTAAATCACCATTATCGATCAAAATTAATTGCTCGTTTAATTGTCGCTCCTGTTTTATTATCGTAGCTAATTTCCCTAAGCCAATATTAGCTTGTTCGTTATTTACATAATTAATCGGAAAAATGCTTCCATGTATATCACTAGTTTGCAAGATCGTTATCTTTTTCAACTATCATTTCTCCACTCTCTTATGGTAAGTATATACATTAGATTATATATAAATAGAACCGACTGTCCAATTGGTAGTTTACAATCGCACGGGACTAGTTCTAGGGGTTTTAACCTTCCACATACAAGCTAATGCAAAAAGCATACTTACTGCCGTAGCATTAAATAGTACATCATATCCAAATATATCTATTAATAAGCCTAAAGAAGGTGGTGAAATTATAGCTGCTAATGAAGATACTAAATAATATAATCCGGTTCGAGTACCAAAGTTATGTTCACTTCCGAGAGAGACAATGAAAGGGTATGAATTTATATTTATGCATGCCCAAAACATTCCACCAATTAATAGTAGTAAGCGCAGGGTAAAAAGGGATTCCACCCAATTTAATAAAAAGAAGACAAAAAATAAACCGATAACTCCCGTTAAGATTACTTTTTTCTTACCAAACCTAGCACCTAGAATACCGCTTGGTATAGCAGCCAGTACAAAACTTAATGAAAAAAATGCAAGTGAAAAGGCAGATGAGCTCTTGGATAAATTAAGCTCGTTTACACCATATAAAGTAAATAAAGCTTCCATCCCTTGAATTGCTACAAACCAAAAGAATATTGCGGTTAGAAGAAAGATGGTAGGTTTATTTAACTCTGCTTTGTAATCTATCTTTGAATTAGTTGTAATGGTAAAAGGAATAGCATCTCTATTTTCATTAATGTTTTTAAAGACAACTACTAGCGCTAATAGGAAGATTGCAGAGACCGCTAAAAATGGGAGGGATTCCTCCACTCCAAAAAGAATAGAGCCTACACTGAAAGCTAAAATTCCGCCAAGTCCTCCCATAAAATTGATAACACCATTTGCTTTCGTGCGTTTAGCCTCAGGAGTAATATCTGGCATTAACGCAATAGTAGGGGAACGGAATATCGCCATGGATATATTCATTCCTACCATAAAAATCACTAATGTGGTCAAACTTGTGTGGAAGGGAATAAGTGCATAAAACAAAGCTGCTAACGGTATACCAATTAATAGATATGGCATCCGTCTACCAAAGCGTGAATGTGTGCGATCACTTTTGTTTCCTATATATGGCTGTAAGAAAAGAGCAAAATAATTATCAATTGTCATGAGAAAACCAATTAATGCAGTACTTGAAAGAAAGTCGTTCAGAAAAAAAGGAACAAACGCATTATATAAAGACCATCCTAAACTAATACTAAAAAAACCAAACCCTAATAACCACATCTTTTTCATCGCATTCCCCCTCTAAAAAGAAATCATTATCGTAAAAAAAATTTCACTTTATATATATGGTTTTGTGGAAGTAAAGAGTCCTGGGTTAATAATATCAATTAATTAAAAATCACCCTGTAGGAACTACAAGGTGCATTAGTAATATTGTATAAACAAAATAACCCTATGAGTTGTTGGATAAATAGTTTTGAGGGTAAAAGTAGAGTAAAACCAATTAGGCAACCAGCCTACTATAAACTCTACCTCCTGAGAGAAGCGAGAATATAGTATAAAAAACGAATTATAGGCCGAAGAAAAGGCTATCTGGAAGTTAATAAATGAAGGGTAAGCTGATTGAATGGTTAATAGTTGCGGGTAGAAAAAATCTTTTAACTATTATGCAATATAATCTTCCTTAGGAATGTCATTAGGAAGCTTTTTGCTATAATATTTACCTTTTGTAAAAATGGCTAAAATCACGGTAAGAATAGCTGCTAGAAGTGCTGCGAAGAATGCCGCAGTACTTTCCAGAAATGATCCCATATAACCTAGTGCGGCTATCGTACCTAAACCACTTGAGATAAGTAAAGATACTACTCCAACAGGATTCCATTTATATAAATATTCGTGTCG encodes:
- a CDS encoding response regulator; the protein is MRYFIVDDDKASRTMLKNIIIDHELGIVIGEAVSGASSLSTILSMHPDVVLIDLLMPELDGIETIEQLRKEGFQGQFIMISQIVNKEMVGEAYEKGVEFFIHKPINRVEVQSILKKTAEQFKLKDSLLAIRQSLENIAPGKPIKRQQNVKEIVLSMLNDIGVIGETGSDDIVSIIEYLMEREELSVQLPPLKDLYEIVASKTHPADIKKESRAIEQRIRRTILSAMNNLASMGLIDYTNPNFEYYAPRFFEFQEIRNQMRHMNEETDVATRVKVNIKKFLQVLYLETKDKYNQKK
- a CDS encoding cation:dicarboxylate symporter family transporter, whose translation is MKKKFKFTLAYQILVGLILGIVVGAIFFGNPAVEKYLQPIGTIFINMIKMIVVPIIVSTLILGVAGTGDIKQLGKLGGKTIIYFEIVTTIAIVVGLLAANIFKPGVGVDMSTLSKGNIDQYVQTSEEVQSHGFADVIVNAVPSNIVQSMSDGNMLAIIFFSVLFGLGVAAIGERGKPVLAFFQGTADAMFWVTNLIMKFAPFGVFALIGVTVSKFGLESLLPLGKLMILVYASMLFFIVVVLGGIAKLVGINIFHLIKVLKDELLLAYSTSSSETVLPKVMEKMEKFGSPKDIVSFVIPTGYSFNLDGSTLYQAIAAIFIAQMYGIDLSIMQQITLVLVLMVTSKGIAGVPGVSFVVLLATLGTVGIPLEGLAFIAGIDRLLDMARTVVNVVGNALATVVMAKWEGRFDKEKEEKYYASLEELA
- a CDS encoding bifunctional metallophosphatase/5'-nucleotidase — protein: MKKITILQTSDIHGSIFPINYVNNEQANIGLGKLATIIKQERQLNEQLILIDNGDLIQGTPLTYYYIQFLKDEKNPMISILNELSYDAAVIGNHEFNYGLDILNQAVEESQFPWLSANILDTNTGKPYFGCPYIIKEIESVKIAILGVTTHYIPNWENEHNITGLDFKDCLQETKKWVTYISEKEHPDVLIVSYHGGFERDLETGEPTENLTGENQGYAICKEISEIDVLLTGHQHRSLTGNLNGVETVQPSNNGQMISKVTLTLNNQNEIINKSSELLVVDNVEADEEVLKKASRFEEETQHWLDQPIGKVEGDMLIKDPFLIRTSDNPLIEFINKVQMETAGVEISNTSLFSNSSPGFEPDVTMRDIISNYKYPNTLKVLRLSGQDIKDALEQSARYFVLNREGMLEVNPNYIQPKPQHYNYDMWEGIEYILDIRNPVGNRVTTLNYKGALLNLQHEYDVVMNNYRAGGGGDYLMFKGKDIVKDIPIDMSEILANYILERKTIKATVNRNWKVIW
- a CDS encoding SLC45 family MFS transporter, with translation MKKMWLLGFGFFSISLGWSLYNAFVPFFLNDFLSSTALIGFLMTIDNYFALFLQPYIGNKSDRTHSRFGRRMPYLLIGIPLAALFYALIPFHTSLTTLVIFMVGMNISMAIFRSPTIALMPDITPEAKRTKANGVINFMGGLGGILAFSVGSILFGVEESLPFLAVSAIFLLALVVVFKNINENRDAIPFTITTNSKIDYKAELNKPTIFLLTAIFFWFVAIQGMEALFTLYGVNELNLSKSSSAFSLAFFSLSFVLAAIPSGILGARFGKKKVILTGVIGLFFVFFLLNWVESLFTLRLLLLIGGMFWACININSYPFIVSLGSEHNFGTRTGLYYLVSSLAAIISPPSLGLLIDIFGYDVLFNATAVSMLFALACMWKVKTPRTSPVRL